The following nucleotide sequence is from Drosophila kikkawai strain 14028-0561.14 chromosome 2L, DkikHiC1v2, whole genome shotgun sequence.
TAACCCCTGCGATCGGGACGCCGACTACCGCTCGAGTTCCGAGGAGCGGGAAAGCCCCGAGAGCGACCAGGAGTTCGTCAgtgacgacgaggacgagccgCCGGCCACCTACGTCGAGGACGTCACTGACGACGAGGATGAGCCACGACCCACCTACTCCGAGAGCTCCGCCGACGATCGGGAGGACGACGACAGCGTCCCACCGGAAGGTGCACAACATTACCGCTACACCGGAGAAGACCGGTACTGATATCAGCGGGGATCGTGGGCATACCTCATTCATACGATCTACGAGACCATCCAGGTCGAGGTCCCGTGGCGCCCATCCGAAAGCCCGATCGTCACCTTCCCGGCGTCCCCAGAGCACCTGTGCATTCTGGGCGCGGATACCCGCACTGTACCCGAGTACGCCAGGACCTGTGACGATTACGGCGTGCCGGGAAACCTGGCTCCGACACCGTCGAAGCCCGCAACGACGACCCAGTATGATGACCCTCCGCAAGACATCGAGATGCGGGACGCCACCCCTACCACCTCGGACTCCTCCAGCCGCCCACACCATCCAACGGGCAAGGCAATGGAGTGGGAGTCCGAGTCGAGCGATGACGAGGAGAGTACGGACCAGCGTTTCCGACGCAAGGAGCCGTCCTTGACACTGGTGCCCTACCAACCGCTACCCAAGCACGCACCAGTCGCTGCTGCGCCAAACCGGGTGACCGAGGAAGTCGACCCAAACCCCGTCCTCGAAGCCGCCACACCGCCTGCGGCAACCCCGAGGTCCAGCCCCCTCAGCGCCGCCATGAGTATGTCATCGGGGACCATCGGTCAGCTCCTAGACCAGATGCCAGCCGAGGCCTAGGAGCTGATCTGGGCCGTTCCAGAGGAATGGAACCCCGACGGACTCATTAGTCCACCTCAGGACTTCCGCGGCGGACGGGAGAGGAGCCCAGCACGCGCGAACTAGGACCCTCCGGAAGGCGAGCGCTATCCGCTACCGGACGGATGGGCTTACAACCGGCCGGACCGCCACGTTCCCGCCGTCGTGTGGCAGATGATTAACGCCCGACTAGCAGCCGCCCAGCACACCCGCCAACGCCTACGGGTGAGGACCGAGGAGAGGTCCTACCAAATCACCCTCCGACCCAGCGGAAGAGGGACCGTTTCTTTCGTTCCCCGAAGTGGGGAGAATTTGCCCCAGCTGCGTGCCGTGAATGCGGAGTCATCTCATATTTCTTATACTCTTATTGTTAAAATTAGGCTAagtgtaaatatttcttattataatAGACTAACattaagggggtttcctgaattaggaggcaaaaaaaatcgattttttttttattgcttaaatcgatagataaactatctaagaatataccacaaaaatttcagaagccaattcgaagtattttcgaagatacagagatgaaagcaaaggagcgccgggtaggtttgcaggcgc
It contains:
- the LOC138928426 gene encoding germ cell nuclear acidic protein-like yields the protein MSQPGGPGREPSSSPETSRARTRPRRAASSCAPPHRPDDDGLRAPPPTRGTSSHYTDANGRRIYDAPTNGFVSGRYTQYFADSFPDRHQSPSGSSDTEVYNPCDRDADYRSSSEERESPESDQEFVSDDEDEPPATYVEDVTDDEDEPRPTYSESSADDREDDDSVPPEGAQHYRYTGEDRPIVTFPASPEHLCILGADTRTVPEYARTCDDYGVPGNLAPTPSKPATTTQYDDPPQDIEMRDATPTTSDSSSRPHHPTGKAMEWESESSDDEESTDQRFRRKEPSLTLVPYQPLPKHAPVAAAPNRVTEEVDPNPVLEAATPPAATPRSSPLSAAMSMSSGTIGQLLDQMPAEA